The following are from one region of the Bos mutus isolate GX-2022 chromosome 18, NWIPB_WYAK_1.1, whole genome shotgun sequence genome:
- the ZNF865 gene encoding LOW QUALITY PROTEIN: zinc finger protein 865 (The sequence of the model RefSeq protein was modified relative to this genomic sequence to represent the inferred CDS: inserted 7 bases in 5 codons) — protein MEANPAGSGAGGGGSGGLGGEDGVHFQSYPFDFLEFLNHQRFEPMELYGEHAKAVAALPCAPGPPPQPPPQPPPPQYDYPPQASFKPKAEAPSSSSSSSSSSSSSSSSSSQAKKPDPPLPPAFGAPPPPIFDTAFPAPQWGIVDLSGHQHLFGNLKRGGPASGPGAAPGLAAPPGTPGPLPAASQAPPGPAAGTAGCDAAKDDKGYFRRLKYLMERRFPCGVCQKSFKQSSHLVQHMLVHSGERPYECGVCGRTYNHVSSLIRHRRCHRXAPAAAPARRATAAPPLGLPAPAAXPPGAPGPPAAPTDGSAAPAGAGVGVAPPVGTAAAAGGGDGPFACTLCWKVFKKPSHLHQHQIIHTGEKPFSCSVCSKSFNRRESLKRHVKTHSADLLRLPCGVCGKAFRDAAYLLKHQAAXAGALSAAPAYPCELCGKSYSAPQSLLRHKAAHGPPAAPDAPKDAAAPGAPPAPAFPPGPYLLPPDPPASDGEKAAAAAAAAVVYGAVPVPLLGAHPLLLGGAGPGGAGGSGAGTPGKTFCCGICGRGFGRRETLKRHERIHTGEKPHQCPVCGKRFRESFHLSKHHVVHTRERPYKCELCGKVFGYPQSLTRHRQVHRLQLPCALAGAAGLPAAQGAAGAAGPSSSAASGAAADGLSYACSDCGEHFPDLFHVMSHKEAHMAEKPYGCDACGKTGFIENLMWHKLVHQAAPGRLLPPAPGGAQPPEGSGGTDAATVLDNGLAGEVGAAVAALAGVSGGEDAGGSAAAGQRAPARPRRFSCATCGQSFKHFLGLVTHKHVHLVRXDLGCGLSGQSFAGAYDLLLHRRSHRQKRGFRCPVCGKRFWEAALLMRHQRCHTEQRPYRCGVCGRGFLRSWYLRQHRVVHTGERAFKCGVCAKRFAQSSSLAEHRRLHAVARPLRCGACGKTFRYRSNLLEHQRLHLGERAYRCEHCGKGFFYLSSVLRHQRARRATPPXPELRCPACLKAFKDPGYFRKHLAAHQGGRPFRCSSCGEGFANTYGLKKHRLAHKAEGLAGPGAGAGPLPGKDA, from the exons ATGGAGGCCAACCCAGCGGGCAGCGGTGCCGGGGGCGGCGGGAGCGGCGGCCTGGGGGGCGAGGACGGGGTCCACTTCCAAAGCTACCCCTTCGACTTCCTGGAGTTCCTCAACCACCAGCGTTTCGAGCCCATGGAGCTGTACGGGGAGCACGCCAAGGCGGTAGCTGCGCTGCCCTGCGCGCCGGGGCCCCCGCCACAGCCGCCGCCACAGCCACCGCCGCCCCAGTACGACTACCCGCCCCAGGCCAGCTTCAAGCCCAAGGCCGAGGCCCCCTCCTCGTCGTCCTCCTcgtcctcgtcctcctcctcgtcctcgtCGTCGTCTTCCCAGGCCAAGAAGCCCGACCCGCCACTGCCGCCCGCCTTTGGGGCACCGCCGCCCCCGATCTTCGACACGGCCTTCCCTGCCCCGCAGTGGGGCATCGTGGACCTCTCGGGCCACCAGCACCTGTTTGGGAACCTGAAGCGCGGGGGGCCGGCCTCCGGGCCAGGGGCCGCACCGGGGCTGGCCGCGCCCCCGGGGACCCCTGGGCCACTCCCCGCTGCCTCGCAGGCGCCGCCGGGTCCGGCGGCGGGGACAGCAGGCTGCGACGCGGCCAAGGACGACAAAGGCTACTTCCGGCGGCTCAAGTACCTGATGGAGCGGCGCTTCCCATGTGGCGTGTGCCAGAAGTCCTTCAAGCAGTCCTCGCACCTGGTGCAGCACATGCTCGTGCACTCGGGCGAGCGGCCCTACGAGTGCGGCGTCTGCGGCCGCACCTACAACCACGTGTCCAGCCTTATCCGCCACCGCCGCTGCCACA GCGCGCCGGCTGCGGCGCCGGCGCGCCGCGCCACCGCCGCTCCGCCGCTGGGCCTGCCAGCGCCTGCCGC CCCTCCCGGCGCCCCTGGGCCCCCGGCCGCGCCCACCGATGGCAGCGCGGCCCCCGCGGGCGCGGGCGTCGGGGTGGCCCCTCCAGTGgggacggcggcggcggcggggggtgGCGACGGCCCGTTCGCCTGCACGCTGTGCTGGAAGGTGTTCAAGAAGCCCAGCCACCTGCACCAGCACCAGATCATccacacgggcgagaagccctTCTCGTGCTCCGTGTGCAGCAAGAGCTTCAACCGCCGGGAGAGCCTCAAGCGCCATGTGAAGACGCACTCAGCCGACCTGCTGCGCCTGCCCTGCGGCGTGTGCGGCAAGGCCTTCCGCGACGCCGCCTACTTGCTCAAGCACCAGGCGG ACGCTGGCGCCCTCTCGGCCGCGCCCGCTTACCCCTGCGAGCTGTGCGGCAAGTCCTACTCAGCGCCGCAGAGCCTGCTGCGCCACAAGGCGGCGCACGGCCCGCCCGCTGCCCCCGACGCGCCCAAGGACGCGGCGGCCCCCGGCGCGCCGCCCGCACCCGCCTTCCCGCCGGGGCCCTACCTGCTGCCCCCGGACCCGCCCGCCTCAGACGGCGagaaggcggcggcggcggcggccgcggcagTGGTGTACGGCGCCGTGCCCGTCCCGCTGCTGGGCGCCCACCCGCTGCTGCTCGGCGGGGCCGGCCCTggcggggctgggggctcagGCGCCGGCACGCCCGGCAAGACGTTCTGCTGCGGCATTTGCGGGCGTGGCTTTGGGCGCCGCGAGACCCTGAAGCGGCACGAGCGGATCCACACGGGTGAGAAGCCGCACCAGTGCCCGGTGTGCGGGAAGCGCTTCCGCGAGTCCTTCCACCTGAGCAAGCACCACGTGGTGCATACCCGCGAGCGGCCCTATAAGTGCGAACTCTGCGGCAAGGTCTTCGGCTACCCGCAGAGCCTCACGCGCCACCGCCAAGTGCACCGGCTCCAGCTGCCCTGCGCCCTGGCCGGGGCCGCTGGCCTCCCCGCCGCCCAGGGCGCCGCGGGGGCGGCCGGCCCGAGCAGCTCAGCCGCGTCTGGGGCCGCCGCGGACGGGCTCAGCTACGCCTGCTCGGACTGTGGCGAGCACTTCCCGGATCTCTTCCACGTCATGAGCCACAAGGAGGCGCACATGGCCGAGAAGCCCTACGGCTGTGACGCCTGTGGCAAGACCGGCTTCATCGAGAACCTCATGTGGCACAAGCTGGTGCACCAGGCGGCCCCCGGGCGCCTGCTGCCGCCCGCGCCCGGCGGCGCCCAGCCCCCGGAGGGCTCCGGCGGCACCGACGCGGCCACCGTGCTGGACAACGGGCTGgccggggaggtgggggcagccgTGGCGGCGCTGGCCGGGGTGTCCGGGGGCGAGGACGCTGGTGGGTCCGCGGCGGCGGGGCAGCGGGCGCCAGCGCGGCCCCGGCGCTTCAGCTGTGCCACCTGCGGCCAGAGCTTCAAGCACTTCCTGGGCCTGGTGACCCACAAGCACGTGCACCTGGTGCG GGACCTGGGCTGCGGCCTCAGCGGCCAGAGCTTCGCGGGCGCCTACGACCTGCTGCTGCACCGGCGCAGCCACCGGCAGAAGCGAGGCTTCCGCTGCCCGGTGTGCGGCAAGCGCTTCTGGGAGGCGGCCCTGCTCATGCGCCACCAGCGCTGCCACACGGAGCAGCGGCCCTACCGCTGCGGCGTGTGTGGCCGCGGCTTCCTGCGCTCCTGGTACCTGCGGCAGCACCGCGTGGTGCACACGGGCGAGCGCGCCTTCAAGTGCGGCGTGTGCGCCAAGCGCTTCGCGCAGTCGTCCAGCCTGGCGGAGCACCGGCGGCTACACGCTGTGGCGCGGCCCCTGCGCTGCGGCGCCTGCGGCAAGACCTTCCGCTACCGCTCCAACCTGCTGGAGCACCAGCGGCTGCACCTTGGCGAGCGCGCCTATCGCTGCGAGCACTGCGGCAAGGGCTTCTTCTACCTGAGCTCCGTGCTGCGCCATCAGCGCGCAAGACGAGCCACGCCGC GCCCGGAGCTCCGCTGTCCCGCCTGCCTCAAGGCCTTCAAGGATCCCGGCTACTTCCGCAAGCACCTGGCGGCCCACCAGGGTGGCCGGCCTTTCCGCTGCTCCTCCTGCGGCGAGGGGTTCGCCAACACATACGGCCTCAAGAAACACCGCCTGGCGCACAAGGCTGAGGGCCTGGCGGGGCCGGGAGCAGGGGCCGGCCCGTTGCCCGGGAAGGACGCCTGA